A stretch of the Ananas comosus cultivar F153 linkage group 14, ASM154086v1, whole genome shotgun sequence genome encodes the following:
- the LOC109720402 gene encoding probable LRR receptor-like serine/threonine-protein kinase At1g56130 isoform X2, with protein sequence MVVLRLPTISPSQYCFNLLFTLCLFLFVGRATAQAKTDPSEVQALNTILGRWGKVASAAWNISGEPCSGAAIDSTSFDDPGFNPAVKCDCSYNNKTTCHITQLKVYALDVVGPIPEELQNLTYLFNLNLAQNYLTGPLPAFIGNFSAMQYLSVGINALSGPVPKELGKLRNLLSLSISSNNFNGSIPPELGNLTSLQQLYIDSSGLSGELPSTLSNLENLQKLWGSDNNFTGQIPDFIGSWTNMLVLRFQGNSFEGPIPSSLSNLGNLTDLRIGDITSGRSSLDFVRNMTSLSNLVLRNCKISDTIPSSFGQFLNLQQLDLSFNNITGQLPPSLFSLNLLSYLFLGNNSLSGSLPAQKSTSLLNVDLSYNQLSGSFPSWVSQPNLKFILPSGLNCLQRNIPCYLGSPIYSSFGINCGGSKDITASDGTLYEIDDAALSAASYYVTGSTKWGVSNVGRFADASNASYIIASLSQFQNTLTSELFQTARMSPSSLRYYGIGLQNGNYTVKLQFAEIAFPNPPTWKSVGRRVFDVYIQGDLKAKDLDVRKEAGGTSFKAVVKTFVAPVTNNFLEIHFFWAGKGTCCIPTQGYYGPFISALSVSPYDFTPNVTNELPSTGSKSKTGLVVGLVVGIAVLGLLVIVGVFVLWRRKRRPGMDDDEFLSFVGKPDIFSYAELRSATEDFSPENILGEGGFGAVYKGKLSDGRIVGVKQLSVTSHQGKRQFVTEIATISQVQHRNLVKLYGCCIEGNKPLLVYEYLENRSLDQAIFGNTSLHFDWTKRFEICLGVARGLAYLHEESSVRIVHRDVKASNILLDADLNPKISDFGLAKLYDDKMTHISTRIAGTIGYLAPEYAMRGHLTEKADVFSFGVVALEVVSGRSNSDPSLEEEKVYLLDWAWHLYENKRALEMLDPRLTSFNEEEAARVIGVALLCTQASPLQRPPMSRVVAMLAGDVEVSKVTTKPSYLTEYQFKDASTSYFSVSSSGPSAQQPSSNQVSAPSGSSTGAHTMVETSLPSQSLVSSIISEGR encoded by the exons ATGGTGGTGTTGAGGTTACCTACAATTTCTCCTTCTCAATATtgctttaatttgttgtttacTCTTTGCCTCTTCCTCTTTGTGGGAAGGGCCACTGCTCAAGCCAAGACAGATCCTTCTGAAG TGCAAGCTTTGAATACAATACTCGGGAGATGGGGGAAGGTGGCGTCGGCGGCTTGGAACATCAGCGGCGAGCCGTGCAGTGGCGCCGCCATCGACTCGACCAGCTTCGACGATCCGGGCTTCAACCCGGCCGTCAAGTGTGACTGCTCCTACAACAACAAGACTACTTGCCACATCACCCAGCT GAAAGTATATGCATTAGATGTGGTTGGACCCATCCCAGAGGAGCTTCAGAATCTCACTTATCTATTTAACCT GAACTTGGCACAAAACTACTTGACGGGGCCTTTACCAGCATTCATTGGAAACTTTTCTGCAATGCAGTACCT GTCTgtaggaattaatgctttatctGGGCCTGTCCCAAAGGAGCTCGGAAAGCTTCGGAATCTCTTATCACT GAGTATtagttcaaataattttaacggctcTATTCCTCCAGAGCTTGGGAATTTAACCAGTCTGCAGCAACt GTACATTGATAGTTCAGGCCTCAGTGGTGAACTTCCATCGACATTGTCTAATCTGGAAAACTTGCAGAAGCT GTGGGGTTCAGACAACAATTTCACCGGACAAATTCCTGATTTTATTGGGAGCTGGACAAATATGCTTGTCTT GAGATTCCAAGGCAATTCTTTCGAAGGTCCAATTCCTTCAAGCCTATCCAATCTTGGTAACTTGACGGACTT ACGTATAGGTGATATAACGAGTGGAAGATCTTCTTTGGACTTCGTCCGTAACATGACATCTTTGAGCAACCT GGTATTGAGAAACTGCAAAATATCTGATACTATTCCATCAAGCTTTGGGCAATTCTTAAACCTACAGCAATT GGATCTGAGCTTTAACAATATTACGGGTCAACTTCCTCCGTCCCTCTTCAGTTTGAATTTGCTCAGCTACTT ATTTCTTGGAAACAATAGTCTTTCTGGTAGCTTACCAGCTCAGAAAAGCACCTCGCTTCTCAATGT AGATTTATCGTACAATCAGCTCTCAGGAAGCTTTCCTTCTTGGGTTAGTCAACCGAATCTAAAATT CATTTTACCATCAGGTTTAAACTGTCTTCAGCGAAATATACCATGTTATCTCGGTTCTCCTATCT ATTCATCCTTTGGAATAAATTGTGGTGGTAGTAAAGACATTACAGCTTCTGATGGAACTCTCTATGAGATTGATGATGCTGCTCTGTCAGCTGCATCATACTATGTGACAGGGTCAACCAAATGGGGTGTTAGCAATGTTGGGAGATTCGCGGACGCCTCGAACGCCAGCTATATAATAGCCAGTTTATCGCAGTTTCAAAATACATTAACTTCAGAACTGTTTCAGACTGCAAGGATGTCTCCTTCATCATTAAGATACTATGGTATTGGGCTTCAGAATGGAAATTACACTGTAAAGCTCCAATTCGCTGAAATTGCATTCCCCAACCCACCAACTTGGAAAAGTGTCGGAAGAAGAGTTTTTGATGTATACATTCAG GGAGATCTCAAAGCAAAAGATTTGGATGTAAGAAAGGAGGCTGGTGGGACATCATTTAAGGCTGTTGTCAAAACATTTGTCGCTCCAGTAACCAATAATTTCCTCGAAATTCATTTCTTTTGGGCGGGAAAAGGCACTTGCTGCATTCCTACGCAAGGCTACTATGGCCCATTCATCTCAGCTCTCAGTGTTTCTCCTTACG ACTTCACTCCAAATGTGACGAACGAACTACCAAGTACGGGCTCGAAGAGTAAAACAGGTTTGGTTGTAGGACTTGTAGTTGGAATCGCAGTCTTAGGTTTGTTGGTGATCGTTGGCGTCTTTGTTTTGTGGCGAAGGAAACGAAGGCCGGGCATGGATGATGATG aatttttgagttttgttggAAAACCTGACATCTTCAGTTATGCTGAGTTACGGTCTGCCACAGAAGACTTCAGTCCTGAAAATATTCTTGGAGAAGGGGGATTTGGGGCTGTTTATAAG GGTAAACTATCTGATGGAAGAATAGTAGGTGTAAAGCAACTATCAGTAACATCTCATCAAGGAAAGCGCCAATTCGTGACTGAAATTGCTACTATATCCCAAGTCCAACATCGAAACCTTGTGAAGTTATATGGTTGCTGCATCGAGGGAAATAAGCCGCTATTGGTTTATGAATATCTCGAAAACAGAAGCCTTGATCAGGCAATCTTTG GGAATACTAGTTTACATTTTGATTGGACGAAACGCTTTGAAATATGTTTGGGTGTCGCAAGAGGTCTAGCCTATCTACACGAGGAGTCCAGCGTTAGAATTGTACATCGAGACGTCAAAGCCAGCAACATCCTACTTGACGCAGATCTTAACCCAAAAATCTCAGACTTTGGGCTCGCTAAGctttatgatgataaaatgactcACATTAGCACAAGAATTGCTGGAACAAT TGGTTATCTCGCACCAGAGTATGCCATGAGAGGCCATCTGACTGAAAAAGCCGACGTGTTTTCATTCGGTGTCGTGGCCCTGGAAGTTGTTTCCGGACGGTCAAATTCAGATCCGAGCCTCGAGGAGGAGAAGGTTTATCTTCTTGACTGG GCATGGCATTTATATGAGAACAAGCGTGCGTTGGAAATGCTGGACCCGAGACTAACATCATTTAATGAGGAAGAGGCGGCTCGTGTTATCGGAGTTGCTCTTCTATGCACACAGGCGTCGCCTCTGCAACGGCCACCGATGTCGAGGGTTGTTGCCATGCTGGCGGGGGATGTCGAGGTGAGCAAGGTGACTACGAAGCCGAGCTACTTAACCGAGTATCAGTTCAAGGATGCAAGCACCAGCTACTTCTCCGTGAGCTCCTCCGGACCGTCAGCGCAGCAACCGTCAAGCAACCAAGTTAGTGCGCCATCGGGCTCGAGCACGGGAGCCCATACAATGGTCGAAACGTCGTTGCCTTCGCAATCGCTGGTGAGCTCAATTATCAGTGAGGGAAGGTGA
- the LOC109720402 gene encoding probable LRR receptor-like serine/threonine-protein kinase At1g56130 isoform X1 translates to MVVLRLPTISPSQYCFNLLFTLCLFLFVGRATAQAKTDPSEVQALNTILGRWGKVASAAWNISGEPCSGAAIDSTSFDDPGFNPAVKCDCSYNNKTTCHITQLKVYALDVVGPIPEELQNLTYLFNLNLAQNYLTGPLPAFIGNFSAMQYLSVGINALSGPVPKELGKLRNLLSLSISSNNFNGSIPPELGNLTSLQQLYIDSSGLSGELPSTLSNLENLQKLWGSDNNFTGQIPDFIGSWTNMLVLRFQGNSFEGPIPSSLSNLGNLTDLRIGDITSGRSSLDFVRNMTSLSNLVLRNCKISDTIPSSFGQFLNLQQLDLSFNNITGQLPPSLFSLNLLSYLFLGNNSLSGSLPAQKSTSLLNVDLSYNQLSGSFPSWVSQPNLKLNVVANNFVIDSSNNSILPSGLNCLQRNIPCYLGSPIYSSFGINCGGSKDITASDGTLYEIDDAALSAASYYVTGSTKWGVSNVGRFADASNASYIIASLSQFQNTLTSELFQTARMSPSSLRYYGIGLQNGNYTVKLQFAEIAFPNPPTWKSVGRRVFDVYIQGDLKAKDLDVRKEAGGTSFKAVVKTFVAPVTNNFLEIHFFWAGKGTCCIPTQGYYGPFISALSVSPYDFTPNVTNELPSTGSKSKTGLVVGLVVGIAVLGLLVIVGVFVLWRRKRRPGMDDDEFLSFVGKPDIFSYAELRSATEDFSPENILGEGGFGAVYKGKLSDGRIVGVKQLSVTSHQGKRQFVTEIATISQVQHRNLVKLYGCCIEGNKPLLVYEYLENRSLDQAIFGNTSLHFDWTKRFEICLGVARGLAYLHEESSVRIVHRDVKASNILLDADLNPKISDFGLAKLYDDKMTHISTRIAGTIGYLAPEYAMRGHLTEKADVFSFGVVALEVVSGRSNSDPSLEEEKVYLLDWAWHLYENKRALEMLDPRLTSFNEEEAARVIGVALLCTQASPLQRPPMSRVVAMLAGDVEVSKVTTKPSYLTEYQFKDASTSYFSVSSSGPSAQQPSSNQVSAPSGSSTGAHTMVETSLPSQSLVSSIISEGR, encoded by the exons ATGGTGGTGTTGAGGTTACCTACAATTTCTCCTTCTCAATATtgctttaatttgttgtttacTCTTTGCCTCTTCCTCTTTGTGGGAAGGGCCACTGCTCAAGCCAAGACAGATCCTTCTGAAG TGCAAGCTTTGAATACAATACTCGGGAGATGGGGGAAGGTGGCGTCGGCGGCTTGGAACATCAGCGGCGAGCCGTGCAGTGGCGCCGCCATCGACTCGACCAGCTTCGACGATCCGGGCTTCAACCCGGCCGTCAAGTGTGACTGCTCCTACAACAACAAGACTACTTGCCACATCACCCAGCT GAAAGTATATGCATTAGATGTGGTTGGACCCATCCCAGAGGAGCTTCAGAATCTCACTTATCTATTTAACCT GAACTTGGCACAAAACTACTTGACGGGGCCTTTACCAGCATTCATTGGAAACTTTTCTGCAATGCAGTACCT GTCTgtaggaattaatgctttatctGGGCCTGTCCCAAAGGAGCTCGGAAAGCTTCGGAATCTCTTATCACT GAGTATtagttcaaataattttaacggctcTATTCCTCCAGAGCTTGGGAATTTAACCAGTCTGCAGCAACt GTACATTGATAGTTCAGGCCTCAGTGGTGAACTTCCATCGACATTGTCTAATCTGGAAAACTTGCAGAAGCT GTGGGGTTCAGACAACAATTTCACCGGACAAATTCCTGATTTTATTGGGAGCTGGACAAATATGCTTGTCTT GAGATTCCAAGGCAATTCTTTCGAAGGTCCAATTCCTTCAAGCCTATCCAATCTTGGTAACTTGACGGACTT ACGTATAGGTGATATAACGAGTGGAAGATCTTCTTTGGACTTCGTCCGTAACATGACATCTTTGAGCAACCT GGTATTGAGAAACTGCAAAATATCTGATACTATTCCATCAAGCTTTGGGCAATTCTTAAACCTACAGCAATT GGATCTGAGCTTTAACAATATTACGGGTCAACTTCCTCCGTCCCTCTTCAGTTTGAATTTGCTCAGCTACTT ATTTCTTGGAAACAATAGTCTTTCTGGTAGCTTACCAGCTCAGAAAAGCACCTCGCTTCTCAATGT AGATTTATCGTACAATCAGCTCTCAGGAAGCTTTCCTTCTTGGGTTAGTCAACCGAATCTAAAATT GAACGTGGTGGCAAATAACTTTGTGATAGACAGCTCCAACAACAG CATTTTACCATCAGGTTTAAACTGTCTTCAGCGAAATATACCATGTTATCTCGGTTCTCCTATCT ATTCATCCTTTGGAATAAATTGTGGTGGTAGTAAAGACATTACAGCTTCTGATGGAACTCTCTATGAGATTGATGATGCTGCTCTGTCAGCTGCATCATACTATGTGACAGGGTCAACCAAATGGGGTGTTAGCAATGTTGGGAGATTCGCGGACGCCTCGAACGCCAGCTATATAATAGCCAGTTTATCGCAGTTTCAAAATACATTAACTTCAGAACTGTTTCAGACTGCAAGGATGTCTCCTTCATCATTAAGATACTATGGTATTGGGCTTCAGAATGGAAATTACACTGTAAAGCTCCAATTCGCTGAAATTGCATTCCCCAACCCACCAACTTGGAAAAGTGTCGGAAGAAGAGTTTTTGATGTATACATTCAG GGAGATCTCAAAGCAAAAGATTTGGATGTAAGAAAGGAGGCTGGTGGGACATCATTTAAGGCTGTTGTCAAAACATTTGTCGCTCCAGTAACCAATAATTTCCTCGAAATTCATTTCTTTTGGGCGGGAAAAGGCACTTGCTGCATTCCTACGCAAGGCTACTATGGCCCATTCATCTCAGCTCTCAGTGTTTCTCCTTACG ACTTCACTCCAAATGTGACGAACGAACTACCAAGTACGGGCTCGAAGAGTAAAACAGGTTTGGTTGTAGGACTTGTAGTTGGAATCGCAGTCTTAGGTTTGTTGGTGATCGTTGGCGTCTTTGTTTTGTGGCGAAGGAAACGAAGGCCGGGCATGGATGATGATG aatttttgagttttgttggAAAACCTGACATCTTCAGTTATGCTGAGTTACGGTCTGCCACAGAAGACTTCAGTCCTGAAAATATTCTTGGAGAAGGGGGATTTGGGGCTGTTTATAAG GGTAAACTATCTGATGGAAGAATAGTAGGTGTAAAGCAACTATCAGTAACATCTCATCAAGGAAAGCGCCAATTCGTGACTGAAATTGCTACTATATCCCAAGTCCAACATCGAAACCTTGTGAAGTTATATGGTTGCTGCATCGAGGGAAATAAGCCGCTATTGGTTTATGAATATCTCGAAAACAGAAGCCTTGATCAGGCAATCTTTG GGAATACTAGTTTACATTTTGATTGGACGAAACGCTTTGAAATATGTTTGGGTGTCGCAAGAGGTCTAGCCTATCTACACGAGGAGTCCAGCGTTAGAATTGTACATCGAGACGTCAAAGCCAGCAACATCCTACTTGACGCAGATCTTAACCCAAAAATCTCAGACTTTGGGCTCGCTAAGctttatgatgataaaatgactcACATTAGCACAAGAATTGCTGGAACAAT TGGTTATCTCGCACCAGAGTATGCCATGAGAGGCCATCTGACTGAAAAAGCCGACGTGTTTTCATTCGGTGTCGTGGCCCTGGAAGTTGTTTCCGGACGGTCAAATTCAGATCCGAGCCTCGAGGAGGAGAAGGTTTATCTTCTTGACTGG GCATGGCATTTATATGAGAACAAGCGTGCGTTGGAAATGCTGGACCCGAGACTAACATCATTTAATGAGGAAGAGGCGGCTCGTGTTATCGGAGTTGCTCTTCTATGCACACAGGCGTCGCCTCTGCAACGGCCACCGATGTCGAGGGTTGTTGCCATGCTGGCGGGGGATGTCGAGGTGAGCAAGGTGACTACGAAGCCGAGCTACTTAACCGAGTATCAGTTCAAGGATGCAAGCACCAGCTACTTCTCCGTGAGCTCCTCCGGACCGTCAGCGCAGCAACCGTCAAGCAACCAAGTTAGTGCGCCATCGGGCTCGAGCACGGGAGCCCATACAATGGTCGAAACGTCGTTGCCTTCGCAATCGCTGGTGAGCTCAATTATCAGTGAGGGAAGGTGA